AAAATGCAACACACGCATTGTGCACCTGCCACCGCATCATGTCATCAGCTGTCATCCTTTGGTCACAGCCTTTTCATATCTCGAATTTCCTTCTTGATCCCTCTGACCTTGTGCAGTCTAAAAGCTTGCGTGGTCACGGATGGTCAGCCCTATCCTAATCATCTCTAATGGGAAAGGCCACTGAGGCAGGTCACTTCACCTGCCCTGGTCTGGCCCCTATACAGAGGCTCCTTCTCCGGACGTGACTTAAAAAAGGTTCATTAAGGATCCCCTAAGTGGCTTTGAGGTTCTGGCATCACTCGCCGACGTAGACCTGCAACGGTATATAAAGGGATGGCAGCCACCAGAACAGGACAAGCATCTTCACCAAGAGGAACTTCACCCAAGTAACATTTCTAAATATCGACTGTGCGACCTTAGTCCGTTAAGAAGTGAGTACAAttctattcatttgtattgtTGCCTATTATATGTATGACCAAGTACAGGATCACATATTGTGGTCTCATTCTGGTACCGTGCTCTTCTGTACGTCCGTTCACAGAGATGACCGGAGCAGCTGTTTCAGTGTCCCTGCTTTTCCTGCTGTCGGCGTGCTCTGCATGCTACATCTCCAACTGCCCCATCGGAGGGAAGAGATCCCTGATGGACGCCCCGCAACGCAAGGTGAGTGGGCTTGGATTTACTGTGGTCAGAAGATATGTTTATGTTTAACTTAAATGTTCTCCCCATTAGCAGAATAAAATGATTTAAACAGATAAATACCCTGGATGATTTCACTGGCGGCCCGTTTTATCCTTCAGAAACTTTTTAGTtcagatatttttttaatgccatATAGTAGTTGAATAGAAAAGTTACGTAGTGCAGGTTTAAAAAGTACCGGTCAAGTTATTATTCGCCAACAGAAACCAGAGAGAGCAGAGTCAGGGTCAACAGCTCAGCAGCGCTGACCATTGTGTTGCGGGAGGATAGCAATGTAGTCTcccatctctgtgtctgtccccAGTGCATGCCCTGTGGCCCCGGGGACAGGGGCCGCTGCTTCGGCCCCAGCATCTGTTGCGGTGAGGGCCTGGGCTGCCTCCTGGGCTCCCCGGAGACGCTCCACTGTGCGGAGGAGAACTACCTGCTGACCCCCTGCCAGGCGGGAGGGAAACCCTGCGGCTCCGAGGGCGGACACTGCGCCGCCTCTGGCCTCTGCTGCGATGCAGGTgcattcatgtgtttgtgtttcaagaGATCCGGCGCCTCAACTCTGAAGGACTGGATTGTACTTTACGCCACTGTTGAGTGAATCAGAGTCAGTCACTGAAAGCTTGTGTTACTGAAATCCTCCATTGACCGTTAGAACATGGACTCCGGTTACTCCATGAGGCTTTGTCTCTCTAAGTCCTGGAATCATAACACTCTTAAGAACATGATGAAAAAAGAAACCTTCATTGATTCTCATTCACTCAAAATAACCCAAGTTATGGTTGCTTGGCTATTTAAGTACATATGTTTGCTGCTTTTATGCTAACGTCAATGCAACATGAACTCACTCGCTCCCTCTGTTTCCCCCAATCGTTTCAGAGAGCTGCACAACTGACCAATCCTGTGTCACCGAAGAGGATGGCTACGATCCAACCGGACTATTGGAGAGCAGCGACTCCAATCAAATCTTCCTCAGGCTCATGCATTTGGCCGGCCACGCCCTACCCCATCGAATCCACCAATGAGCTCCCTCTGACGCTGCATGGTATCAGGGCCCTGTTACCTGGCTATGTCACTGAGTGGAAacctgtgtatgtatgtccaGAGTgcatttgtt
Above is a genomic segment from Gadus morhua chromosome 6, gadMor3.0, whole genome shotgun sequence containing:
- the LOC115545175 gene encoding isotocin-neurophysin IT 1, which encodes MTGAAVSVSLLFLLSACSACYISNCPIGGKRSLMDAPQRKCMPCGPGDRGRCFGPSICCGEGLGCLLGSPETLHCAEENYLLTPCQAGGKPCGSEGGHCAASGLCCDAESCTTDQSCVTEEDGYDPTGLLESSDSNQIFLRLMHLAGHALPHRIHQ